The sequence ACTCATTAGCAGCTGAACAACCTGCAGAATATAATCAACGCATTGAATTGGCAATAGCCAACCTGCGACAGAATCTGCCAAGCTTTGCTTTAGTAGAAAAAGACCCAATAGCAACAGGTCAATTCGCCGTTTATCTTATGGAAAAAGGACAGTTTTATGGTATGGGCTTTTTGGAAGCACCATTTTCATTACCATTAAAGTTGCAAACATGGAAGCAAATCATTGAACCCTCACCGGATAATGATTATATCCGGGGACTACTGTATCAGTTTGCAGCAAAACCAGACCTTTCCCGGCTGGACTTACAGGATTAACTGCTATTCACCAGGGTGCCTAAAAAACAGTCATTATTGTTTATTGCCAAACAAAATAGGTTACAATTGCAATTGTACCATAAAGGGCTAAAACAATCAACAATAATTTACCGTTACTTGCTTTCGATAAATCAAATATACGCTTCATAGAAAACCATTTATTCGTGATAAAATGATTGCACGTGATTATATGGGTTTCAGGGGATTAATGGAACGGACTGAATAAGGTTCAGGTAATTGTTACTAATATATGAAATTCTACTGAACCGCCAATTTTTTTTTGTGGTATTTTCTATATCAATTTTTCGTGTATTTTAGGCCAAAGCTCCTTACATGGATAGACACCTTACATCATGGTTTAGTCCGTCATTGCAGAAAGAAATGCCGATAGCAGTTTATGGGCATTATGGATTTGCATTGCTATTAATTCCAACTGCAGCGGCAGATTACCTGGAATATGAACGCTTTCAGTTAATAGATGCGATCAAGCCGTATATTGAATCAGGTAAAGTAAAGGTGTTTTCCATTGATAGCATCAATAATGAAAGCTGGATGAACCGGCATATGGATGGCCGGCATCAATCCATCCGCCACCAGCAATGGAATGATTATGTTTTTAATGAAGTGATTCCCTTTATTAAAACGCATACGAGCGGCGATACACCCATTATAGTTTCCGGTGCTTCATTTGGGGCACTGCATTCTGCCAACCTGTTTTTTAAGCGGCCAGACCTCCTCAATGGATGCCTGGCTATGAGTGGGGTTTATGATCTTACCGAGTATACCCATGGTTATTTTGATGAAGATGTGTATTATAATAGTCCGGCTCACTACCTCCCCAATCTTTCCGATCACGGCGTTTTGGAACAGATCAGGAAAAGCCACCATATCCATTTCCTGAGTGGAAGTGGCGCCTATGAAGATCCTGATGCCAGCAGGCGCATAGCAGGAATTCTGTATAATAAAGGGATTTGGTATGAATTGGATATCTGGGGAAATGATATGAAGCATGACTGGCCAACCTGGCGGGCCATGTTACCACATTACCTGGCTACCCGATTTTAATAGCATCAGTATCGTCTAAATTATCGGCGAGGATTTGTAAAAATTTGCCCCTGCTGATCATTTTTGCCCCTAAGCTTGCCAGGTGTTCAGTATATACCTGGCAGTCAATCAGTTTAACGCCTTGATTTTGCAGGTGATTGACCCATTTGATAAATGCAAATTTACTTGCATTGGGTTGCAGGGAGAACATGCTTTCACCAAAGAATAACCTGCCGATGCCAATACCATACAATCCACCCACAAGTTGGTCACCCTGCCAGGATTCTGCAGAAAATGCATAACCCATTTTATGCAGTCTGGTATATGATTCGATCATATCCGGATTGATCCAGGTGCTGTCCTGGTCTGACCGCCTCACTTTTCCGCAGTGTTCCATTACATCCTGAAAAGCAGTATTCATGCGAAAACTGAACCTGTCCTGGTTCAGTACCGGCCGCATACTTTTGCTGATTTTCAGGTCAGCAGGAAATAGAACAAAACGCGGATCCGGGCTCCACCAAAGAATCGGACCTTCATCATACCAGGGGAAAATTCCGGACCGATACGCTTTTAAAAGTCTCTCCGGAGAAAGGTCGCCCCCAATAGCGAGTAAACCATCTGGTTCGGCATCCTGAACCGGTGGGAAAATTGGCTGTTCATCCAGAATAAATACCGGCATAAGTCAGGCGGTAATTTCAATTGTTGCCCCTATACCGCGATCAGTAATTGCATCACACATGGGTTTTAGTTCATCATATTCCCCACTCTTAACCCCATACTTCCCTTTAGTATGAATGAACATGGCACATTGCTCAGCCTGTTCGGGTTCATGGCCACATACAGTGATCAGGGTTTCAATTACCCATTCAAAGGTATTGACCTCATCATTCCATACAATCAATTGATAGGGGGTTCCTGTATCTGTTAACACATCAACCTCTTCATGGGTGGCATGGTCCTTGTCTTCCTTAAAATTGAACATCTGCATTTCTTTGGTACAAAATTAAAAAATATGGGCAAAGCGCATAATGCAGCAACAAATCCCCACCAGGAATTGTCTTCTCTATGTAATTTTAAGTCGATCTTGACACGGTAAGTATATTTATGGAGAAAATCGGAGTTAACAATAGAAATGAGCTACCCGCAATCCCTGGAGGAAAAGCAGTAGTCCTGCCTATTCTTTTAGCAGACCGCGGACTCGATTACCTGATTGACCTGGTGAAACAAATCAGGCCTGGTTCCCCGCAAAACACCGAAGTTGCTGAACTTCGTTTCAAATCGCTTCTTTTCCAATTGCAGCAGGATACCAGTTCCCTGATTTCATTGCGGGCTGCTATCCGTTCGCAATTTGTAAAATGCGAGGTACTTCCTGCCCTGATTGAAAGTGGTCTTATCAGTTCGCGAGGGTTTGTCCAGGAACTGGGACGGAAGATGAAACATAAAATACTTCCTGAATTGCAGGAGAAATCAGATTTCCTTTATGTGATCAGCAGGGTATTTTATAAAAAATCTGATTTTATCTGGGTCGGAAATATTGACCGTGATCTTTGGAAAAAATTATTTAAGCTGCTTAGGGTCAATATAAATCTGAATGACCAGCAGCTTATTGATCAATTAC comes from Flavihumibacter fluvii and encodes:
- the aat gene encoding leucyl/phenylalanyl-tRNA--protein transferase, with translation MPVFILDEQPIFPPVQDAEPDGLLAIGGDLSPERLLKAYRSGIFPWYDEGPILWWSPDPRFVLFPADLKISKSMRPVLNQDRFSFRMNTAFQDVMEHCGKVRRSDQDSTWINPDMIESYTRLHKMGYAFSAESWQGDQLVGGLYGIGIGRLFFGESMFSLQPNASKFAFIKWVNHLQNQGVKLIDCQVYTEHLASLGAKMISRGKFLQILADNLDDTDAIKIG
- a CDS encoding ATP-dependent Clp protease adaptor ClpS; protein product: MFNFKEDKDHATHEEVDVLTDTGTPYQLIVWNDEVNTFEWVIETLITVCGHEPEQAEQCAMFIHTKGKYGVKSGEYDELKPMCDAITDRGIGATIEITA
- a CDS encoding esterase family protein, with the translated sequence MDRHLTSWFSPSLQKEMPIAVYGHYGFALLLIPTAAADYLEYERFQLIDAIKPYIESGKVKVFSIDSINNESWMNRHMDGRHQSIRHQQWNDYVFNEVIPFIKTHTSGDTPIIVSGASFGALHSANLFFKRPDLLNGCLAMSGVYDLTEYTHGYFDEDVYYNSPAHYLPNLSDHGVLEQIRKSHHIHFLSGSGAYEDPDASRRIAGILYNKGIWYELDIWGNDMKHDWPTWRAMLPHYLATRF